The proteins below come from a single Geobacillus thermoleovorans genomic window:
- a CDS encoding adenine deaminase C-terminal domain-containing protein — MGEQRYRWKGSELRAQAAVIDGKQSPTKVLVNATYLHSYFREWVKGNIWIHGDRIVYAGERLPDRVDEACEIVDCRGYVLVPGYIEPHVHPFQLYNPHSFARYAAAHGTTTLINDNLFLLLQLDDEDALLFLQEMNALPTSMYWWCRFDGQTELEREEEQVSNARIKRWLDQEAVLQGGELTSWPKVASGDDIILYWMQEAHRRRRKIEGHFPGASEKTLVKMALFGADGDHEAMTGKEVRMRLWHGYTVALRHSSIRPDLPVLLEEMKALGIRHYDKCLLTTDGSPPAFYENGVIDWLIRIAIEHGVPVIDAYAMATINAARHYGIEHLHGSIATGRIAHINFLRSAHDPTPAQVLAKGEWVKRDGEAPPLWPAPEWSRFGIRPLSLSWELEWDDLQFSMPMGLRMENAVILKPYSVSIDTSRDRLGHDHDECFLALFDRNGRWRVNTMLKGFSSVLGGLASSYSNTGDLILIGKHKEDMMLAFRRMKEIGGGIVLAEDGEILFELSLPLGGMMSSLEVDELINEEKTFVRLLRERGYPFEDPVYSLLFLQSTHLPYVRVTQRGIYDVMHKTVLFPSIMR, encoded by the coding sequence ATGGGCGAACAACGTTACCGATGGAAAGGCAGCGAACTGCGTGCACAAGCAGCGGTGATTGATGGCAAACAATCGCCGACGAAAGTATTGGTGAACGCCACATATTTGCATTCGTATTTTCGTGAATGGGTAAAAGGAAACATATGGATCCATGGCGACCGCATCGTGTATGCCGGAGAGCGTCTTCCCGATCGTGTCGACGAGGCGTGTGAGATCGTCGACTGCCGTGGGTACGTGCTCGTTCCCGGCTACATTGAGCCGCATGTTCATCCATTTCAATTATATAATCCCCATTCGTTTGCTCGTTATGCAGCGGCGCACGGAACAACAACGCTCATCAACGATAACTTGTTTTTGCTTTTGCAGCTCGATGATGAAGACGCGCTTTTATTTTTACAAGAAATGAATGCGCTTCCAACGTCGATGTATTGGTGGTGCCGGTTTGATGGGCAAACGGAGCTCGAGCGCGAAGAGGAACAAGTGTCCAATGCTCGGATCAAGCGCTGGCTTGACCAAGAGGCGGTGCTTCAAGGCGGTGAGTTGACCTCATGGCCAAAAGTGGCGAGCGGTGATGACATCATCTTGTATTGGATGCAAGAAGCGCATCGGCGGCGCCGCAAAATTGAAGGGCATTTTCCGGGGGCGTCGGAAAAGACGCTTGTCAAAATGGCGCTCTTTGGCGCAGATGGCGATCATGAGGCAATGACGGGAAAGGAAGTGCGCATGCGCCTTTGGCACGGCTATACCGTCGCGCTTCGGCATTCCTCGATTCGCCCGGATTTGCCGGTGCTGCTTGAAGAGATGAAAGCGCTTGGCATCCGGCATTATGATAAATGCTTGTTGACGACGGATGGCTCGCCGCCGGCGTTTTATGAGAATGGGGTGATCGATTGGCTGATCCGCATCGCGATCGAGCATGGCGTGCCGGTGATCGATGCCTATGCGATGGCGACGATCAACGCTGCCCGCCACTACGGCATCGAGCATCTTCACGGCAGCATTGCCACCGGCCGCATCGCTCATATCAACTTTTTGCGCTCGGCTCACGATCCGACGCCGGCGCAAGTGCTCGCCAAAGGCGAATGGGTGAAGCGCGATGGAGAAGCGCCGCCTCTCTGGCCGGCGCCGGAATGGTCTCGGTTTGGCATTCGGCCGCTTTCGTTGTCATGGGAGCTTGAATGGGATGATTTGCAATTTTCGATGCCGATGGGGCTGCGCATGGAAAACGCCGTCATTTTAAAACCGTATTCCGTGTCGATCGATACGTCGCGCGATCGTTTAGGGCATGACCATGATGAGTGTTTTCTGGCCTTGTTTGACCGAAACGGCCGCTGGCGCGTCAATACGATGTTAAAAGGTTTTTCATCGGTGCTTGGCGGGCTGGCGAGTTCTTACTCGAACACCGGGGATTTGATTTTGATCGGCAAGCATAAGGAAGATATGATGCTCGCCTTCCGGCGGATGAAGGAGATCGGCGGCGGCATTGTGCTCGCTGAGGACGGAGAGATTTTGTTTGAGCTCTCGCTTCCTTTAGGCGGCATGATGTCCTCCTTGGAGGTGGATGAATTGATCAACGAAGAAAAAACGTTCGTCCGTTTGTTGCGCGAGCGTGGATATCCGTTCGAAGACCCGGTGTATTCGTTGCTCTTTTTGCAATCGACCCACCTGCCGTATGTGCGCGTCACCCAACGCGGCATTTATGATGTGATGCACAAAACGGTACTCTTTCCTTCGATAATGCGGTAA
- the purD gene encoding phosphoribosylamine--glycine ligase, translating to MNVLVIGRGGREHAIAWKAAQSPLVGKLYVAPGNPGIADVAELVHIDELDIEALVQFAKQQAIDLTIVGPEAPLASGIVDRFMAEGLRIFGPSQRAALIEGSKAFAKELMKKYGIPTADHAAFTSYEEAKAYIEQKGAPIVIKADGLAAGKGVTVAQTVEEALAAAKAALVDGQFGTAGSQVVIEEYLEGEEFSFMAFVNGEKVYPLAIAQDHKRAYDGDEGPNTGGMGAYSPVPQISDEMMDAALEAILRPAAKALAAEGRPFLGVLYAGLMATANGPKVIEFNARFGDPEAQVVLPRLKTDLVEAVLAVMDGKELELEWTDEAVLGVVLAAKGYPGAYERGAEIRGLDRISPDALLFHAGTKREGGAWYTNGGRVLLLAAKGETLAKAKEKAYEQLAAIDCDGLFYRRDIGRRAIERASAAYTRMKGR from the coding sequence ATGAATGTACTGGTCATCGGACGAGGCGGGCGCGAGCACGCCATCGCCTGGAAAGCGGCGCAAAGCCCGCTTGTTGGCAAGCTGTATGTAGCGCCGGGAAACCCGGGCATCGCGGACGTGGCGGAACTGGTCCATATTGATGAGCTCGATATTGAGGCATTGGTGCAGTTTGCGAAACAACAGGCGATCGATTTGACGATCGTCGGGCCGGAAGCGCCGCTTGCTTCCGGCATTGTTGACCGTTTTATGGCCGAGGGGCTTCGCATTTTCGGCCCAAGCCAGAGGGCGGCGCTCATCGAAGGAAGCAAGGCGTTTGCCAAAGAGCTGATGAAGAAATACGGCATCCCAACGGCGGACCATGCGGCCTTTACGTCGTACGAAGAGGCGAAAGCTTATATTGAACAAAAAGGCGCGCCGATCGTCATTAAAGCGGACGGATTGGCCGCCGGAAAAGGCGTCACCGTCGCCCAAACGGTGGAAGAAGCGCTTGCCGCGGCGAAGGCAGCGCTTGTCGACGGACAATTCGGCACAGCCGGCAGTCAAGTTGTCATTGAGGAGTATTTAGAAGGGGAAGAATTTTCGTTTATGGCGTTCGTTAACGGCGAGAAGGTGTATCCGCTCGCCATCGCCCAAGACCATAAGCGGGCGTATGACGGAGACGAAGGACCGAACACCGGCGGCATGGGAGCCTACTCGCCGGTGCCGCAAATTTCGGATGAGATGATGGATGCCGCGCTAGAGGCCATTTTGCGGCCGGCGGCGAAAGCGTTGGCGGCGGAAGGACGGCCGTTTCTTGGCGTGCTGTACGCTGGATTGATGGCCACGGCAAATGGGCCGAAAGTGATCGAATTCAACGCCCGCTTCGGCGATCCGGAAGCGCAAGTCGTGCTGCCGCGTCTGAAGACCGATTTGGTGGAAGCGGTACTAGCGGTGATGGATGGAAAAGAGTTGGAGCTTGAATGGACGGATGAGGCGGTGCTTGGCGTCGTGCTGGCAGCTAAAGGTTACCCCGGGGCTTACGAGCGCGGGGCCGAAATCCGCGGGTTGGACCGAATTTCCCCTGATGCGTTGTTGTTCCATGCTGGCACCAAACGAGAAGGCGGCGCATGGTACACCAATGGCGGACGCGTTCTCCTGTTAGCGGCCAAAGGGGAGACGCTCGCAAAAGCGAAGGAAAAAGCGTACGAGCAGTTGGCGGCGATCGACTGCGACGGCTTATTTTACCGGCGCGACATCGGCCGGCGCGCTATCGAACGCGCCTCCGCCGCATATACACGTATGAAAGGGCGATAA
- a CDS encoding DUF3048 domain-containing protein — MKHWLFVISCAALLLLGGCTTKSEPKQAEPAKPAPRQEQPSKPPAEEKQTFPLTGLPAKGNIHQRVVGVMINNHPKARPQSGLRAADIVYEVLAEGDNTRLLALYQSELPERVGPVRSARDYYIDLSEGYHALYVCHGWSPEAKARLEGGGIDYLNGLFYDGTLFQRVPFRKAPHNSYISFANIEKGAKQNGYAWTDHVAPLSFRTDEPSGQKVETVHIAYSHRAYAQVEYQYVPEQKGYYRYSGGEQTIDYDTHKPVVVQNVMIIAARHRVIDSHGRRDIDLASGGKGYLLQGGVMQPIEWKNVDGRLLPYHNGAPIGFVPGKTWINIVPELAIVQWKS, encoded by the coding sequence TTGAAACATTGGCTGTTCGTCATCAGCTGCGCGGCATTGTTGTTGTTAGGGGGCTGCACGACCAAAAGCGAGCCGAAGCAGGCTGAACCAGCCAAACCGGCTCCTCGGCAGGAGCAGCCGTCCAAGCCTCCGGCGGAGGAAAAACAAACGTTCCCGCTGACGGGGCTGCCGGCGAAAGGGAACATCCATCAACGGGTCGTCGGCGTGATGATCAACAATCACCCGAAGGCGCGGCCGCAATCGGGGCTTCGTGCGGCGGACATCGTGTATGAGGTGCTTGCCGAGGGCGATAACACCCGTTTGTTGGCGTTGTACCAAAGCGAATTGCCGGAGCGGGTCGGACCGGTGCGAAGCGCGCGTGATTACTATATTGACTTGAGTGAAGGCTACCATGCACTGTATGTATGTCACGGCTGGAGTCCGGAGGCGAAAGCGCGTCTTGAGGGAGGCGGAATCGACTATTTGAACGGATTGTTTTACGACGGCACATTGTTTCAGCGCGTCCCGTTCCGCAAGGCGCCGCACAACTCATACATTTCATTCGCCAACATCGAAAAAGGAGCGAAACAAAACGGGTATGCTTGGACGGACCACGTTGCCCCGCTATCGTTTCGCACCGATGAGCCGAGCGGCCAAAAGGTCGAGACGGTTCACATCGCCTATTCGCATCGCGCCTATGCCCAGGTTGAATACCAATATGTTCCTGAACAAAAGGGGTATTACCGGTACAGCGGCGGCGAGCAAACGATCGATTATGATACGCATAAGCCGGTTGTCGTGCAAAACGTCATGATTATCGCTGCCCGGCATCGAGTCATCGATAGCCACGGACGGCGCGACATCGACCTCGCCTCCGGTGGCAAGGGGTACTTGCTGCAGGGCGGCGTCATGCAGCCGATCGAATGGAAAAACGTCGACGGCCGGCTGCTGCCGTACCATAACGGGGCTCCGATCGGATTCGTGCCGGGAAAAACGTGGATCAATATCGTGCCGGAACTGGCGATCGTCCAGTGGAAATCATAA
- a CDS encoding YgaP family membrane protein, which translates to MANIGIVNAFIRITVGLTVIAWATARLARRPWCTSYLWAALLGAMKVGEGITRFCPMTALFDNMQRRQLFEEEKEAVVNPT; encoded by the coding sequence ATGGCGAATATCGGCATTGTGAACGCATTCATTCGCATCACGGTTGGCCTGACTGTCATCGCCTGGGCCACCGCCCGCCTCGCCCGGCGGCCATGGTGCACATCCTATTTGTGGGCCGCTTTGCTTGGGGCGATGAAAGTCGGAGAAGGGATCACCCGTTTTTGTCCGATGACCGCCCTGTTTGACAATATGCAGCGCCGGCAGCTGTTTGAAGAGGAAAAGGAAGCGGTCGTCAATCCGACATGA
- the purM gene encoding phosphoribosylformylglycinamidine cyclo-ligase translates to MAKAYKQAGVDIEAGYQAVALMKEHVQKTMRPEVLGGIGGFGGLFDLSALGYRQPVLISGTDGVGTKLKLAFLLDRHDTIGIDCVAMCVNDIIVQGAEPLFFLDYIACGKAVPEKIAAIVKGVADGCVEAGCALIGGETAEMPGMYDEDEYDLAGFAVGVAEKERLITGETIQAGDALVGLPSSGLHSNGYSLVRRIVFEQAKLSLDEIYEPLDVPLGEELLKPTRIYAKLLRSVRERFTIKGMAHITGGGLIENIPRMLPPGIGARIQLGSWPILPIFDFLREKGSLEEEEMFSVFNMGIGLVLAVSPETAAPLVEWLSERGEPAYIIGEVAEGAGVSFAGGGWA, encoded by the coding sequence GTGGCAAAGGCATACAAACAAGCAGGGGTCGACATCGAGGCTGGTTATCAGGCCGTCGCCCTCATGAAAGAGCACGTGCAAAAAACGATGCGTCCCGAAGTGCTGGGCGGGATCGGCGGGTTTGGCGGCTTGTTTGATCTATCCGCGCTTGGTTACCGCCAGCCGGTGCTCATCTCCGGCACGGACGGTGTCGGAACGAAGTTGAAACTAGCGTTTTTGCTTGACCGGCATGATACGATCGGCATCGACTGTGTCGCTATGTGTGTCAACGATATTATTGTCCAAGGGGCGGAGCCGCTCTTTTTCCTCGACTATATCGCTTGCGGCAAGGCGGTGCCGGAGAAAATCGCCGCCATCGTCAAAGGGGTGGCCGACGGCTGCGTCGAAGCCGGCTGCGCCTTGATCGGCGGGGAGACCGCGGAAATGCCAGGAATGTATGATGAAGATGAGTATGATTTGGCTGGGTTTGCGGTCGGCGTTGCGGAAAAAGAGCGACTCATAACCGGAGAGACGATCCAAGCGGGCGATGCGCTTGTCGGCCTGCCATCAAGCGGCCTTCACAGCAACGGCTATTCGCTTGTGCGCCGCATCGTGTTTGAACAAGCGAAATTGTCGCTTGATGAGATTTACGAGCCGCTTGATGTTCCACTCGGCGAGGAGTTATTGAAGCCGACGCGCATTTATGCGAAACTGTTGCGCTCCGTGCGCGAGCGGTTTACGATCAAAGGGATGGCGCATATTACCGGCGGCGGGTTGATCGAAAACATTCCGCGCATGCTGCCGCCGGGAATCGGCGCGCGCATTCAGCTCGGTTCATGGCCGATTTTGCCGATTTTTGACTTTTTGCGTGAAAAGGGCAGCCTTGAGGAAGAAGAAATGTTTTCCGTCTTTAATATGGGCATCGGCCTTGTGCTCGCTGTCAGTCCGGAAACGGCGGCTCCTCTTGTTGAGTGGCTTTCGGAACGAGGCGAACCGGCGTACATCATCGGCGAAGTGGCCGAAGGAGCGGGCGTGTCGTTTGCTGGAGGGGGCTGGGCATGA
- the purH gene encoding bifunctional phosphoribosylaminoimidazolecarboxamide formyltransferase/IMP cyclohydrolase: MAVKRALISVSNKEGIIPFAKQLAELGIDIISTGGTKRALEDAGVPVISISDVTDFPEILDGRVKTLHPAIHGGILAVRSDERHQAALAEHGIRPIDLVVVNLYPFQQTIAKPDVTLAEAIENIDIGGPTMVRAAAKNYADVAIVVDPADYPMVIEELKTTGSIQAKTRQQLAAKAFRHTAAYDAMIAEYLTNLTGENYPETLTVTYTKKQSLRYGENPHQSAAFYAKPLGAAFSIANAAQLHGKELSYNNINDANAAINLIREFQEPAVAAIKHMNPCGVGVGATLLEAFTKAYEADPVSIFGGIIAVNREVDKETAERMHDIFLEIVIAPSFSDEAFAILTKKKNIRLLTLDFTAPDVKEKMLVSVNGGLLVQEADTFTLEDAEWNVVTKREPTEAEREQLRFAWKVVKHVKSNAIVLAKNGMTVGVGAGQMNRVGAAKIAIEQAGEQAVGAVLASDAFFPMDDTVEAAAKAGITAIIQPGGSIRDADSIRKADEYGIAMVFTGVRHFKH; encoded by the coding sequence ATGGCAGTGAAACGAGCATTGATCAGCGTGTCCAATAAGGAAGGCATCATTCCGTTTGCGAAGCAGCTGGCTGAACTTGGCATTGATATCATTTCGACCGGTGGGACGAAACGAGCGCTTGAAGACGCCGGCGTTCCCGTCATTTCGATTTCCGATGTCACCGACTTTCCGGAAATTTTGGACGGGCGCGTCAAAACATTGCATCCGGCCATTCACGGCGGCATTTTGGCGGTGCGCAGCGATGAGCGCCACCAAGCAGCGCTCGCAGAGCATGGCATTCGCCCGATCGATTTGGTCGTCGTCAACTTGTATCCGTTCCAACAAACGATCGCCAAACCGGATGTGACGCTCGCGGAGGCGATTGAAAACATCGATATCGGCGGCCCGACGATGGTGCGTGCGGCGGCGAAAAACTATGCTGATGTCGCGATTGTCGTCGATCCAGCCGACTATCCGATGGTGATTGAAGAACTGAAAACGACCGGTTCGATCCAAGCAAAAACGCGGCAACAACTGGCGGCGAAAGCGTTCCGCCATACGGCGGCGTATGACGCGATGATTGCGGAGTATTTGACAAACCTCACCGGAGAGAACTATCCGGAAACGCTCACGGTCACGTATACGAAAAAACAATCATTGCGCTATGGCGAGAATCCGCATCAATCGGCAGCGTTTTATGCCAAGCCGCTCGGTGCGGCGTTCTCGATTGCCAACGCGGCACAGCTGCATGGCAAAGAGTTGTCGTACAACAACATTAACGACGCCAATGCGGCGATCAACCTCATTCGCGAATTTCAAGAGCCGGCTGTGGCCGCCATCAAACATATGAACCCGTGCGGCGTCGGCGTCGGCGCGACGCTTCTTGAGGCGTTTACGAAAGCGTACGAAGCGGACCCGGTGTCGATTTTCGGCGGCATTATTGCGGTCAACCGTGAAGTGGACAAAGAAACAGCCGAACGGATGCACGACATCTTTTTGGAAATCGTCATCGCTCCGTCATTCAGCGACGAGGCGTTTGCCATTTTGACGAAAAAGAAAAACATCCGTCTGTTGACGCTTGATTTTACCGCGCCGGACGTCAAGGAAAAAATGCTCGTTTCCGTCAATGGCGGCTTGCTCGTCCAAGAGGCCGATACGTTCACGCTCGAAGACGCTGAATGGAACGTCGTTACGAAGCGCGAGCCGACCGAGGCTGAGCGCGAACAGCTTCGGTTTGCTTGGAAGGTTGTCAAACATGTGAAATCGAATGCGATTGTACTGGCCAAAAACGGGATGACAGTCGGCGTTGGCGCCGGGCAAATGAACCGGGTCGGCGCGGCCAAAATTGCGATCGAACAAGCCGGGGAACAGGCGGTTGGCGCCGTGTTGGCCTCCGATGCGTTCTTCCCGATGGACGATACGGTCGAGGCGGCGGCGAAAGCCGGCATTACCGCTATCATTCAGCCGGGCGGCTCGATTCGCGACGCGGATTCGATCCGCAAAGCGGATGAATACGGCATAGCCATGGTCTTCACCGGCGTGCGCCACTTTAAACATTAA
- a CDS encoding EYxxD motif small membrane protein, protein MLLEYMTDMSFVLAALIGGIIALSYVYMRRRRVR, encoded by the coding sequence ATGCTGCTCGAGTATATGACCGATATGTCGTTCGTATTGGCCGCGTTAATCGGCGGCATTATCGCCCTTTCATACGTGTATATGCGGCGGAGGCGCGTTCGATAG
- the purN gene encoding phosphoribosylglycinamide formyltransferase has protein sequence MKRLAVFASGSGTNFQAIVDAAKRGDLPARVALLVCDRPGAKVIERAARENVPAFVFSPKDYPSKAAFESEILRELKGRQIDWIALAGYMRLIGPTLLSAYEGKIVNIHPSLLPAFPGKDAIGQAYRAGVSETGVTVHYVDEGMDTGPVIAQRVVPIVPGEPIEALEERIHQVEHELYPTVLRMLLGEKEQQEERIENDGSETSIDQRVQ, from the coding sequence ATGAAGCGGCTGGCGGTGTTCGCTTCAGGAAGCGGCACGAACTTTCAAGCGATCGTGGACGCGGCCAAACGCGGCGATTTGCCGGCTCGTGTGGCGCTTTTGGTCTGCGACCGCCCTGGTGCGAAAGTCATTGAACGAGCGGCGCGCGAAAACGTGCCGGCGTTTGTGTTTTCCCCAAAAGACTACCCGTCCAAAGCGGCGTTTGAGAGCGAGATTTTGCGTGAGCTAAAGGGGCGCCAAATCGACTGGATTGCGTTGGCCGGCTATATGCGCTTGATCGGGCCGACGCTGCTTTCGGCTTATGAGGGGAAGATCGTCAACATCCATCCGTCGCTGTTGCCCGCGTTTCCGGGCAAAGATGCGATCGGCCAAGCGTATCGGGCTGGTGTATCGGAAACGGGCGTTACCGTTCATTACGTCGATGAGGGAATGGATACCGGGCCGGTCATCGCCCAGCGCGTTGTTCCGATCGTGCCGGGCGAGCCGATCGAGGCGCTTGAGGAGCGCATCCATCAAGTCGAACACGAGCTGTACCCGACGGTGTTGCGCATGCTGCTAGGGGAAAAGGAACAACAGGAAGAAAGGATCGAGAACGATGGCAGTGAAACGAGCATTGATCAGCGTGTCCAATAA